In Cellvibrio polysaccharolyticus, a genomic segment contains:
- a CDS encoding PilZ domain-containing protein: protein MKGSEAQTVPAYQRARNKFIYAPTAALADGYATLKFPPIRVRETVFDPIKTAGEPGMSREDQSYSEKRNFIRMNIPAGTEVTLKLDEKTLKGECINLSGSGLLVATREKLPEDVTLLAEVSSHYGHAPTLSARARVVRSETTNQQTWESGLEILEIID, encoded by the coding sequence GTGAAAGGTAGCGAGGCGCAAACAGTACCTGCTTATCAGAGAGCACGCAACAAATTCATCTACGCGCCAACCGCTGCCTTGGCAGACGGCTATGCTACACTTAAATTCCCGCCAATTCGAGTTCGGGAAACAGTTTTTGACCCCATAAAAACAGCAGGAGAACCTGGCATGAGCCGCGAGGACCAATCATACAGTGAAAAACGGAATTTCATCAGAATGAACATCCCGGCAGGAACTGAAGTCACACTGAAACTTGACGAAAAAACCTTGAAGGGAGAGTGCATCAACCTGAGCGGTAGCGGCTTGCTGGTGGCAACCCGTGAAAAACTGCCAGAAGATGTCACCCTGCTGGCAGAGGTCAGCTCTCATTATGGCCATGCCCCGACATTGAGCGCCAGGGCACGGGTGGTGCGAAGCGAAACGACGAATCAGCAGACCTGGGAGTCAGGCCTGGAAATTCTGGAGATTATTGACTGA